From Motacilla alba alba isolate MOTALB_02 chromosome 4A, Motacilla_alba_V1.0_pri, whole genome shotgun sequence, one genomic window encodes:
- the SLC6A14 gene encoding sodium- and chloride-dependent neutral and basic amino acid transporter B(0+) isoform X1 has protein sequence MGMLSLPGFLSCGKKKDFNLTNEKDAHSSDSDENSERGNWSNKGDYLLSLVGYAVGLGNVWRFPYLAYQNGGGAFLIPYTLMLALAGLPLFFLECSLGQFASLGPVSIWRILPLFQGVGITMVVISTFVTIYYNVIIAYALYYLFASFQKVLPWSDCFSWADELCSKTRIVSDCNTTLNGEIIHANYSFITGNNLTCINGTISYKPVQFPSEQYWNKVTLQRSSGLEDTGRIVWYLALCLLLSWIIVGAALFKGIKSSGKVVYFTALFPYVILLILLVRGATLEGALDGIEYYIGRQSNITKLMEAEVWKDAATQIFYSLSVAWGGLVALSSYNKFHNNCYSDAILVCVTNCATSVFAGFAIFSILGHMAFVSQRPVSEVVDSGFELAFVAYPEALSQLPVSPLWSFLFFFMLVLLGLDSQFATIETLTTTIQDINPRVMKKLRIPITVGLCTAFFLLGLICVTQAGIYWVNLIDHFCAGWGILISGVLEIVGIIYIYGGKRFIEDIEMMIGKKSSSFWLWWKICWFFITPVLLMAILVWSLITFSNPTYGTVLYPTWGSIVGWCMIIFCVIWIPIVAVVKVLKAEGNLIQRIVSCCRPAANWGPYLECHRGERYSHIVDPKDKKEHEIPTVPAFVYKQH, from the exons ATGGGGATGCTCAGCCTGCCCGGCTTTCTGTCCTGCGGGAAGAAGAAG GACTTCAATTTGACAAATGAAAAAGATGCCCACTCCAGTGACAGCGATGAGAACTCGGAGCGTGGCAACTGGTCAAACAAAGGCGACTACCTGCTGTCCTTGGTGGGCTATGCCGTGGGCCTGGGCAACGTCTGGCGCTTTCCCTACCTCGCCTACCAGAATGGAGGAG GTGCTTTTCTAATCCCCTACACCCTCATGCTGGCGTTAGCTGgcttgcctttatttttcttggaatgTTCCCTTGGGCAGTTTGCCAGTCTAGGGCCAGTTTCCATCTGGAGAATACTACCATTGTTTCAAG GAGTGGGCATCACAATGGTCGTCATCTCAACATTTGTCACCATCTACTACAACGTTATCATTGCTTATGCACTCTACTACTTATTTGCCTCATTTCAAAAAGTGCTGCCATGGTCAGATTGCTTTTCCTGGGCTGATGAACTCTGCAGCAAGACACGAATAG tAAGTGACTGCAATACAACCTTGAATGGGGAAATCATTCATGCAAACTACTCATTCATCACGGGCAACAATCTCACATGCATAAATGGCACCATAAGCTACAAACCAGTGCAATTTCCCAGTGAGCAATACTGGAA CAAAGTGACTCTGCAGCGCTCGAGTGGGCTGGAGGACACCGGCAGGATCGTCTGGTACCTGgctctctgccttctcctgtcCTGGATAATTGTTGGAGCTGCCCTGTTTAAAGGAATCAAATCTTCTGGAAAG GTTGTCTACTTTACTGCACTCTTCCCATATGTCATCCTGCTCATCTTGTTGGTGAGAGGTGCCACCCTGGAAGGCGCTTTGGATGGCATTGAGTACTACATTGGGAGACAGTCCAACATCACCAAGCTGATGGAGGCAGAG gttTGGAAAGATGCAGCCACCCAGATATTTTACTCCCTGTCCGTGGCATGGGGCGGGCTTGTTGCTTTGTCTTCATACAACAAGTTCCACAACAACTGCTACTCAGATGCCATTCTAGTTTGTGTGACCAACTGTGCCACCAGTGTATTTGCTGGGTTTGCAATATTCTCCATCCTGGGACATATGGCATTTGTGTCTCAGAGGCCTGTCTCAGAGGTGGTGGACTCAG GATTTGAACTGGCCTTTGTAGCCTACCCAGAGGCTCTCTCCCAGTTACCAGTTTCTCCTCTGTGgtccttcttgtttttcttcatgcttgTGCTTTTGGGACTTGACTCCCAGTTTGCCACCATAG AAACACTTACAACCACCATTCAAGATATAAATCCCAGAGTgatgaaaaaattaagaatacCTATAACCGTGGGCCTGTGTACAGCGTTCTTTTTACTTGGGCTTATCTGTGTTACTCAG GCAGGAATTTACTGGGTTAACCTGATAGATCACTTCTGTGCTGGATGGGGAATCCTTATTTCAGGTGTCCTGGAGATAGTAGGCATCATCTACATTTATG gaggaaaaaggtTCATTGAAGACATTGAAATGATGATTGGAAAGAAGAGCAGTTCATTCTGGCTGTGGTGGAAAATCTGCTGGTTTTTCATCACTCCTGTGCTGTTAATG GCTATTTTGGTCTGGTCTTTGATCACATTTTCAAATCCCACTTATGGCACAGTGTTATACCCAACCTGGGGAAGCATTGTTGGCTGGTGCATGATCATCTTCTGCGTCATCTGGATTCCCATTGTTGCTGTTGTAAAAGTACTTAAAGCTGAAGGAAACCTTATTCAG cGCATTGTCAGCTGCTGCCGGCCTGCAGCAAACTGGGGCCCCTACCTGGAGTGTCACCGAGGAGAGCGATACAGCCACATCGTGGATCCCAAGGACAAAAAGGAGCACGAGATTCCCACTGTGCCTGCCTTCGTATACAAGCAACATTGA
- the SLC6A14 gene encoding sodium- and chloride-dependent neutral and basic amino acid transporter B(0+) isoform X2, whose translation MLALAGLPLFFLECSLGQFASLGPVSIWRILPLFQGVGITMVVISTFVTIYYNVIIAYALYYLFASFQKVLPWSDCFSWADELCSKTRIVSDCNTTLNGEIIHANYSFITGNNLTCINGTISYKPVQFPSEQYWNKVTLQRSSGLEDTGRIVWYLALCLLLSWIIVGAALFKGIKSSGKVVYFTALFPYVILLILLVRGATLEGALDGIEYYIGRQSNITKLMEAEVWKDAATQIFYSLSVAWGGLVALSSYNKFHNNCYSDAILVCVTNCATSVFAGFAIFSILGHMAFVSQRPVSEVVDSGFELAFVAYPEALSQLPVSPLWSFLFFFMLVLLGLDSQFATIETLTTTIQDINPRVMKKLRIPITVGLCTAFFLLGLICVTQAGIYWVNLIDHFCAGWGILISGVLEIVGIIYIYGGKRFIEDIEMMIGKKSSSFWLWWKICWFFITPVLLMAILVWSLITFSNPTYGTVLYPTWGSIVGWCMIIFCVIWIPIVAVVKVLKAEGNLIQRIVSCCRPAANWGPYLECHRGERYSHIVDPKDKKEHEIPTVPAFVYKQH comes from the exons ATGCTGGCGTTAGCTGgcttgcctttatttttcttggaatgTTCCCTTGGGCAGTTTGCCAGTCTAGGGCCAGTTTCCATCTGGAGAATACTACCATTGTTTCAAG GAGTGGGCATCACAATGGTCGTCATCTCAACATTTGTCACCATCTACTACAACGTTATCATTGCTTATGCACTCTACTACTTATTTGCCTCATTTCAAAAAGTGCTGCCATGGTCAGATTGCTTTTCCTGGGCTGATGAACTCTGCAGCAAGACACGAATAG tAAGTGACTGCAATACAACCTTGAATGGGGAAATCATTCATGCAAACTACTCATTCATCACGGGCAACAATCTCACATGCATAAATGGCACCATAAGCTACAAACCAGTGCAATTTCCCAGTGAGCAATACTGGAA CAAAGTGACTCTGCAGCGCTCGAGTGGGCTGGAGGACACCGGCAGGATCGTCTGGTACCTGgctctctgccttctcctgtcCTGGATAATTGTTGGAGCTGCCCTGTTTAAAGGAATCAAATCTTCTGGAAAG GTTGTCTACTTTACTGCACTCTTCCCATATGTCATCCTGCTCATCTTGTTGGTGAGAGGTGCCACCCTGGAAGGCGCTTTGGATGGCATTGAGTACTACATTGGGAGACAGTCCAACATCACCAAGCTGATGGAGGCAGAG gttTGGAAAGATGCAGCCACCCAGATATTTTACTCCCTGTCCGTGGCATGGGGCGGGCTTGTTGCTTTGTCTTCATACAACAAGTTCCACAACAACTGCTACTCAGATGCCATTCTAGTTTGTGTGACCAACTGTGCCACCAGTGTATTTGCTGGGTTTGCAATATTCTCCATCCTGGGACATATGGCATTTGTGTCTCAGAGGCCTGTCTCAGAGGTGGTGGACTCAG GATTTGAACTGGCCTTTGTAGCCTACCCAGAGGCTCTCTCCCAGTTACCAGTTTCTCCTCTGTGgtccttcttgtttttcttcatgcttgTGCTTTTGGGACTTGACTCCCAGTTTGCCACCATAG AAACACTTACAACCACCATTCAAGATATAAATCCCAGAGTgatgaaaaaattaagaatacCTATAACCGTGGGCCTGTGTACAGCGTTCTTTTTACTTGGGCTTATCTGTGTTACTCAG GCAGGAATTTACTGGGTTAACCTGATAGATCACTTCTGTGCTGGATGGGGAATCCTTATTTCAGGTGTCCTGGAGATAGTAGGCATCATCTACATTTATG gaggaaaaaggtTCATTGAAGACATTGAAATGATGATTGGAAAGAAGAGCAGTTCATTCTGGCTGTGGTGGAAAATCTGCTGGTTTTTCATCACTCCTGTGCTGTTAATG GCTATTTTGGTCTGGTCTTTGATCACATTTTCAAATCCCACTTATGGCACAGTGTTATACCCAACCTGGGGAAGCATTGTTGGCTGGTGCATGATCATCTTCTGCGTCATCTGGATTCCCATTGTTGCTGTTGTAAAAGTACTTAAAGCTGAAGGAAACCTTATTCAG cGCATTGTCAGCTGCTGCCGGCCTGCAGCAAACTGGGGCCCCTACCTGGAGTGTCACCGAGGAGAGCGATACAGCCACATCGTGGATCCCAAGGACAAAAAGGAGCACGAGATTCCCACTGTGCCTGCCTTCGTATACAAGCAACATTGA